From a single Stigmatopora nigra isolate UIUO_SnigA chromosome 21, RoL_Snig_1.1, whole genome shotgun sequence genomic region:
- the bop1 gene encoding ribosome biogenesis protein bop1 → MADTLPSENMREEKPTENGQKKTNKTKRVAEDDDQDEIFQLKESVEDDESDSESSVYSGLEDSGSDSDSEVEGLDEVQLDEVQLDEVNLDEVKLDEVKLDEVQLEDNLTNDNVNKKDEYEQDSSDEEDIRNTVGNIPMEWYKDFPHIGYNLDGHKILKPIRNKDELDEFLDKMDNPDYWRTVHDKQTATDVVLTDEQVALVKRLQRGQFGDVNFDEYQPSVDFFTKDVMLHPVTNRPADKRSFIPSLTEKATVSKMVNAIKMGWLKPCRPRDDDDKGRFYDLWGNEDSSQVANHRMHLPAPKTPLPGHQESYNPPPEYLFTDEEKALWEQQDPSDRKLPFVPAKYGALRHVPAYPRFIHERFERCLDLYLCPRQRKMRVNVDPEDLIPKLPKPKDLQPFPTIQSLVYRGHGGLVRSISISPSGQWLASGSDDGSVRFWEVNSSRCVKVVQVGGAVKSLSWNPNPTLCLLAVALDTLVLILMPSLADRQIIRNSEQLLATRPEAQSAQSAEVPAQWSDAEGDEHQQGFRVKIKHPKEIRQVAWHAKGDYLASVMPDNSSHQQVLVHQLSTRRSQNPFRRNKGLVQCVSFHPLRPYFLVATQRYIRIYNLVKQEMTKKLQANSKWISSMAIHPGGDNIICGSYDCRLNWFDLDLSTKPYKMLRHHKKAVRAVAYHRHYPLFASASDDGTVIVCHGTVYNDLLQNPLIVPVKLLRGHVITRELGVLDVTFHPTQPWVFSSGADGTIRLFT, encoded by the exons ATGGCGGACACGTTGCCGAGTGAAAACATGCGCGAGGAGAAACCGACAGAAAACGGCCAAAAGAAGACAAATAAAACCAAGCGGGTCGCCGAGGACGACGACCAGGACGAG ATCTTCCAGTTGAAAGAGTCTGTCGAAGATGATGAGTCCGATAGTGAGTCCAGCGTTTATTCCGGACTCGAGGACTCTGGAAGCGACAGTGACAGCGAGGTTGAGGGACTGGATGAAGTGCAGCTGGATGAAGTGCAGCTGGATGAAGTGAACCTGGATGAAGTGAAGCTGGATGAAGTGAAGCTGGATGAAGTGCAGCTGGAG gaCAACCTCACAAATGACAATGTCAACAAGAAAGACGAGTACGAGCAAGACTCGTCAGACGAAGAA GACATCAGGAACACGGTGGGCAACATCCCCATGGAGTGGTACAAAGACTTCCCTCACATTGGCTACAATTTAGACGGCCACAAGATTCTCAAGCCTATCAGAAACAAGGATGAGCTGGACGAGTTCTTGGACAAAATGGACAACCCTGATTACTG GCGAACGGTCCACGACAAGCAGACGGCGACCGACGTGGTGCTCACGGACGAACAGGTGGCGCTGGTCAAACGACTTCAGCGCGGTCAGTTCGGAGACGTCAActtcgacgagtaccag CCCTCGGTGGATTTCTTCACCAAAGACGTCATGCTTCATCCCGTCACCAACCGGCCGGCCGACAAGCGCAGCTTCATCCCGTCACTGACGGAGAAAGCGACG GTCTCCAAGATGGTCAACGCCATCAAGATGGGTTGGCTCAAACCTTGTCGGCCccgcgacgacgacgacaaaggTCGCTTTTACGACCTTTGGGGCAACGAGGACTCCTCCCAGGTGGCCAACCACAGGATGCACCTGCCCGCCCCCAAGACCCCGCTCCCCGGTCACCAGGAGTCCTACAACCCCCCGCCAGAGTACCTGTTCACGGACGAGGAG AAAGCATTGTGGGAACAGCAAGATCCTTCGGACAGGAAGTTGCCGTTCGTCCCCGCCAAGTACGGTGCCCTCCGCCATGTCCCGGCCTATCCTCGTTTCATCCACGAGAGATTTGAGCGCTGCCTGGACCTTTATCTTTGCCCCCGCCAGAGAAAGATGCGG GTCAACGTGGATCCCGAAGACCTCATCCCGAAGCTTCCGAAACCTAAAGATCTGCAACCCTTCCCCACCATACAGTCGCTG GTTTATCGCGGTCACGGCGGTCTGGTTCGGTCCATTAGCATTTCCCCATCAGGACAGTGGCTAGCGTCGG GAAGCGACGACGGCTCCGTCAGGTTCTGGGAGGTTAATTCGTCCCGCTGCGTCAAGGTGGTCCAGGTGGGAGGAGCTGTCAAGAGCTTGAGTTGGAACCCCAACCCGACCTTGTGTCTCCTGGCCGTCGCCCT GGACACGCTGGTGTTGATCCTGATGCCGTCGCTGGCGGACCGACAAATCATCCGCAATTCCGAGCAACTGCTGGCCACTCGCCCGGAGGCCCAGTCGGCCCAGTCGGCCGAGGTGCCCGCCCAATGGAGCGACGCGGAAGGCGACGAGCACCAGCAGGGCTTCCGTGTGAAAATAAAACACCCCAAA GAAATCCGGCAAGTGGCTTGGCACGCCAAGGGGGACTACCTGGCCTCGGTCATGCCAGACAACAGTAGCCATCAGCAGGTGTTGGTCCACCAACTGAGCACTAGACGTAGCCAGAATCCCTTCCGGCGTAACAAGGGCTTGGTCCAGTGTGTCTCCTTCCACCCTCTGCGGCCCTATTTCCTGGTGGCCACCCAGCGCTACATCCGCATTTACAATCTAGTCAAGCAGGAGATGACCAAGAAGCTCCAGGCTAACTCTAAATGGATTTCCAGCATGGCCATCCACCCCGGAG GTGATAATATTATCTGCGGCAGTTACGACTGCCGACTCAACTGGTTTGACCTGGACCTCTCCACCAAACCTTACAAGATGCTACG ACATCACAAGAAGGCGGTGAGGGCCGTGGCCTACCATCGACATTACCCTCTCTTCGCCTCTGCATCCGACGATGGCACTGTTATAGTCTGCCACGGGACCGTTTACAA cgaCCTGTTGCAGAACCCGCTCATCGTTCCGGTCAAGCTTCTGAGAGGTCATGTCATCACTCGGGAACTGGGTGTGTTGGATGTGACATTTCACCCCACGCAGCCTTGGGTCTTTTCGTCCGGCGCGGATGGCACGATCCGTCTCTTTACCTAA